A window of Longispora fulva contains these coding sequences:
- a CDS encoding HD domain-containing protein — MRFIFETGMLKRAKRTGWWIAGVPEPESIADHSFRVGVVGAILAAMEGADPNRVALLGLLHDTQETRVGDIPHIGRRYVTTVPNERVTADQVAHCPPAVAAMVQDAVDEYEKGETVEALVAHDADKLECLVQAVEYRSSGNANIQPWIDSTLASLKTASAQQLAQAALDGDPIGWRNP, encoded by the coding sequence ATGCGGTTCATCTTCGAGACCGGGATGCTCAAGCGCGCCAAGCGCACCGGTTGGTGGATCGCCGGGGTCCCCGAGCCCGAGTCCATCGCCGACCACTCCTTCCGCGTCGGCGTCGTCGGGGCGATCCTCGCCGCCATGGAAGGGGCCGACCCCAACCGGGTGGCCCTCCTCGGCCTGCTGCACGACACCCAGGAGACCCGGGTCGGCGACATCCCGCACATCGGGCGGCGCTATGTCACCACCGTGCCCAACGAGCGGGTCACCGCCGACCAGGTCGCGCACTGCCCACCGGCCGTCGCGGCGATGGTCCAGGACGCCGTCGACGAGTACGAGAAGGGCGAGACCGTCGAGGCCCTCGTCGCCCACGACGCCGACAAGCTCGAGTGTCTCGTGCAGGCCGTCGAGTACCGCAGCAGCGGCAACGCCAACATCCAGCCGTGGATCGACTCGACCCTCGCGTCGTTGAAGACCGCGTCGGCCCAGCAGCTCGCACAGGCGGCGCTCGACGGTGACCCGATCGGGTGGCGCAACCCCTGA
- a CDS encoding RNA polymerase sigma factor — protein MDYRGIDPRMLIAGAGSGDREAFAELYRRYRIAVFAFLMRRVRNRVLAEDLTSETFARALGAVERYAETGRDPGAWLVTIARNLVFDDAKSSWRQRVHTTGEPAALDRCDPRDSPESEALAAERRATIVFALARLSLSQERCLRLRYLHGLSLTETATELGRGIGATKALQRRASRELAGLLGSQA, from the coding sequence GTGGACTATCGGGGCATCGATCCTCGAATGCTGATAGCCGGCGCTGGGAGTGGCGATCGCGAGGCGTTCGCTGAGCTTTACCGCCGGTACCGGATAGCTGTTTTCGCGTTCTTGATGCGGCGGGTTCGCAACCGGGTCCTGGCCGAGGATCTGACCTCAGAGACCTTCGCCCGGGCCTTGGGGGCGGTCGAGCGCTATGCGGAGACCGGAAGGGATCCGGGTGCTTGGTTGGTGACGATCGCGCGGAATCTTGTATTCGACGACGCGAAGTCCTCGTGGCGACAGCGGGTCCACACAACTGGTGAGCCGGCTGCCCTGGACCGCTGCGACCCTAGGGATTCCCCGGAGTCCGAGGCACTCGCGGCCGAGCGTCGAGCCACCATTGTGTTCGCGCTGGCGAGGCTCAGCCTGTCCCAGGAGCGGTGCTTGAGGTTGCGATACCTGCACGGCTTGTCGCTGACTGAGACGGCCACGGAACTCGGCCGCGGCATCGGGGCGACAAAGGCTCTCCAGCGCCGGGCCAGCCGGGAACTCGCCGGACTGCTCGGGAGCCAGGCATGA
- a CDS encoding helix-turn-helix domain-containing protein: MPHRGVSGPPSGLVTGHVFKLVRESIPRSQEALAVDLGVDRTTIQSWESGRRPFTSVALSQVMAVRNTLSRLGANLALLSALDDAAEADYLLHALVNCDASSMPLDHHPLASAVVTRKVTDMLAWALNGAVPEVVRNQPISRSRRGPVAEGPTLGSPERQTAFQHLGITVERSRASNLLLHRQACYLGGMDSTRGSAEWLTQARRHRKYFGKAHGWSLAWPDARSVATSLANQGDNEPLRDFIANCHGDDSCELAGLNYWAYWIGEVESRQRDDLFMADRHLPWSGNRLFRHLVGRLDSDSAFVDLNIHSLWALLFLRRGLPHHDPASAGELMARAERILDIGTVSPQSHRELTSVTYGLRMDGFTMARSDV; encoded by the coding sequence ATGCCGCACAGGGGCGTCAGCGGACCTCCGTCCGGGCTCGTCACAGGTCACGTCTTCAAGCTGGTCCGGGAGTCGATTCCCCGTAGTCAGGAGGCGCTGGCGGTCGACCTCGGAGTGGATCGCACGACGATCCAGAGCTGGGAGTCGGGACGACGACCATTCACCTCGGTTGCACTGAGCCAGGTGATGGCAGTCAGGAACACGCTGTCCAGGCTCGGAGCCAATCTCGCGCTCCTTTCAGCGCTGGATGACGCGGCGGAGGCCGACTACCTACTCCATGCGCTGGTCAACTGCGATGCCTCGTCGATGCCCCTCGACCATCACCCTCTGGCGTCAGCGGTCGTCACCCGAAAGGTGACTGACATGCTCGCCTGGGCACTGAACGGCGCCGTGCCCGAGGTGGTGAGAAACCAGCCCATATCCAGGAGCCGTCGAGGACCAGTTGCCGAAGGCCCCACCCTGGGTTCTCCAGAACGACAGACAGCGTTTCAGCACCTCGGGATCACCGTGGAGCGCTCACGCGCGTCGAACCTCCTTCTGCACAGGCAGGCTTGCTACCTGGGAGGAATGGACTCGACCAGAGGATCAGCCGAGTGGCTCACGCAGGCTAGGAGACATCGGAAGTATTTCGGCAAGGCACACGGGTGGTCACTGGCCTGGCCTGACGCCCGATCCGTGGCGACGTCGCTGGCCAACCAGGGCGACAACGAGCCACTCCGGGACTTCATCGCCAACTGCCATGGCGACGATTCCTGCGAACTTGCCGGTCTCAACTACTGGGCATACTGGATCGGCGAGGTCGAGTCGCGACAGCGTGACGATCTGTTCATGGCCGACCGCCACCTGCCGTGGAGTGGGAACAGGTTGTTCCGGCATCTCGTGGGACGGCTCGACAGCGACTCCGCATTCGTGGATCTCAACATCCATAGTCTCTGGGCACTGCTGTTTCTACGACGAGGTCTACCTCATCACGACCCTGCCAGCGCCGGCGAACTCATGGCCCGGGCCGAGCGCATCCTGGACATCGGAACGGTTTCGCCTCAGTCTCACCGTGAGCTAACGTCGGTGACCTACGGGCTACGCATGGATGGGTTCACCATGGCGAGGAGTGACGTGTGA
- a CDS encoding helix-turn-helix domain-containing protein translates to MWGAKLREWRSQMGWSQVALGKAVPCDSSHIGYAERGERGVSRALAVKLDSALKAGGALLGLWDTLFGGTPHEASSAADEASLVGPVVNERNSDARLAPGLQLVLPVRTAKGQVVYVDAQVNALGQFADVDSPAIDHHPIEYYDESRRLLAECDNRFGARNMLPAALEQFKLVQQAKLYHSDRRGDWLRLLAEYADLVGWLHQDVGDHQAAEFWIDKSLGWATTAGDWSSMAFVMARMSQLAGEMGRGDEAVETAEAAIRMARPRSKIAAIAATYAGHGHALLGDSDEAERSFDLAHELLSDAEPEAVNWGQYFDEPYIQVCRAQSRTVLGRYEAAMDAYDLALPSLQEGFRRDQGVYLAREARACAGQEDAARAASLGLRALSIQRDTRSARAKLELVELTHALVVWRGDPDVQQFIDAMSAQPGGES, encoded by the coding sequence ATGTGGGGTGCCAAGCTCCGCGAGTGGCGCTCACAAATGGGTTGGTCGCAGGTTGCCCTAGGCAAGGCTGTGCCTTGCGATTCAAGCCACATCGGCTATGCGGAGCGGGGCGAGCGCGGCGTTAGCCGCGCACTAGCGGTGAAGCTCGACAGCGCCCTCAAGGCTGGCGGCGCGCTCCTGGGCCTCTGGGACACGCTGTTCGGAGGCACACCTCATGAGGCTAGTTCGGCGGCTGATGAGGCTTCTTTGGTTGGCCCTGTGGTCAATGAGCGCAACAGTGATGCACGCTTGGCACCGGGCCTGCAACTGGTCCTTCCGGTAAGGACGGCAAAGGGGCAGGTCGTCTACGTGGATGCACAGGTGAACGCTCTAGGGCAGTTCGCAGACGTCGACTCGCCAGCGATCGATCACCACCCGATCGAGTACTACGACGAGAGCAGGCGACTGCTTGCGGAGTGCGATAATCGCTTTGGGGCGCGGAACATGCTTCCGGCGGCGCTGGAGCAGTTCAAGCTTGTCCAGCAGGCAAAGCTCTATCACTCAGACCGTAGAGGTGACTGGCTGCGACTCCTGGCCGAGTACGCCGATCTGGTCGGATGGCTGCACCAGGACGTAGGCGATCACCAAGCTGCCGAGTTCTGGATTGACAAATCGTTGGGATGGGCAACGACCGCCGGGGATTGGTCCTCGATGGCGTTTGTCATGGCAAGGATGAGCCAACTTGCCGGGGAGATGGGCCGAGGGGATGAGGCTGTCGAGACAGCCGAGGCCGCCATTCGGATGGCCCGCCCGAGATCCAAGATTGCCGCTATCGCCGCAACGTACGCCGGACATGGACACGCCCTGTTGGGCGACTCCGACGAAGCGGAGCGATCCTTTGATCTGGCCCACGAGCTGCTGTCCGATGCTGAGCCGGAGGCCGTCAACTGGGGACAGTATTTCGATGAGCCGTACATCCAGGTCTGCCGGGCACAGAGCCGGACTGTTCTCGGCAGATACGAAGCTGCCATGGACGCCTACGATCTTGCCCTCCCTTCCCTTCAGGAGGGCTTTCGGCGGGATCAAGGTGTGTACCTGGCGCGTGAGGCGCGAGCCTGCGCAGGCCAGGAAGATGCGGCTCGCGCCGCATCCCTGGGCTTGCGGGCCCTCTCGATCCAGAGGGACACTCGATCGGCGCGAGCGAAGCTGGAGCTGGTCGAACTGACGCATGCTCTTGTGGTGTGGCGGGGTGACCCTGATGTCCAACAGTTCATTGACGCGATGTCTGCTCAACCAGGTGGGGAATCATGA
- a CDS encoding glycine-rich domain-containing protein produces MTTTPTLEKTGRALISPAVFDRLTNRVVTDHLIDLPRAERIVDQALGFVATCAANPGAALSPSVEVDMGWHAFLVHTRAYADFCTEVAGRFIHHEPTDETDAKSGGIMRTVKAMRAAGFAVDDELWPNMADCTQCHQGCTDSN; encoded by the coding sequence ATGACCACCACCCCCACCTTGGAGAAGACGGGCCGCGCGCTCATCTCCCCTGCCGTGTTCGACCGGTTGACCAACCGGGTCGTCACGGACCACCTGATCGACCTGCCGCGCGCGGAGCGCATCGTCGACCAGGCGCTCGGCTTCGTGGCGACGTGTGCGGCGAACCCGGGTGCGGCGCTGTCCCCGAGCGTTGAGGTCGACATGGGATGGCACGCCTTCCTCGTGCACACCCGTGCCTATGCCGACTTCTGCACGGAGGTCGCGGGGCGCTTCATCCACCACGAGCCCACCGACGAGACCGACGCCAAGAGCGGCGGCATCATGCGCACCGTCAAGGCGATGCGCGCGGCCGGCTTCGCCGTCGATGACGAACTGTGGCCCAACATGGCGGACTGCACGCAGTGCCACCAGGGCTGCACCGACAGCAACTGA
- a CDS encoding dCMP deaminase: MTDKQYLKDLYWMGESIRESEKCPFDANAFAVGSVVVYDDGSDLGLELARGYSRETGRIHAEESALSKIDADDPRLLKSTIYTTLEPCSIRASGNKSLGFEGCAYLVLARKIPRVVQAWSEPGTFVDCEGKELLRAANVEVVELHELADAAKENNLHLDLSA; this comes from the coding sequence ATGACTGACAAGCAGTACCTCAAAGATCTCTACTGGATGGGCGAGTCCATCCGTGAGTCCGAGAAGTGCCCGTTCGACGCTAATGCGTTCGCGGTCGGCTCCGTGGTCGTCTATGACGATGGCTCGGATCTGGGCCTGGAGCTGGCGCGCGGCTACTCCCGGGAAACGGGGCGGATTCACGCGGAGGAGTCGGCCCTTAGCAAGATCGATGCGGACGATCCTCGACTGCTTAAGTCGACCATCTACACAACCCTGGAGCCATGCAGCATCAGAGCGTCAGGTAACAAGAGCCTGGGGTTCGAGGGGTGTGCGTACCTGGTCCTGGCTCGCAAGATTCCGAGAGTTGTGCAAGCGTGGTCCGAGCCGGGGACCTTCGTGGACTGCGAGGGTAAGGAACTTCTCCGCGCGGCCAATGTCGAAGTTGTGGAACTTCACGAACTGGCCGACGCGGCGAAAGAAAACAACCTGCACCTTGACCTGTCCGCATAG
- a CDS encoding response regulator has product MTRILVVDDEPQIVRALRINLTARGYEVDLAPDGGQALRSAAQHRPDLVVLDLGLPDMDGTDVIRGLRGWTDVPIIVLSGRTGSQDKVAALDAGADDYVTKPFGVDELLARVRAVTRRHAPAESTPVVTVGEHTVDLAKRTVTPDTHLTKTEWELLEPLVRNPGKLISQRQLLTDIWGPTYVSETHYLRQYMAQLRRKLEPDPARPRHLLTEPGMGYRFVP; this is encoded by the coding sequence ATGACCCGGATTCTCGTCGTCGACGACGAACCGCAGATCGTCCGTGCGCTCCGGATCAACCTGACCGCCCGAGGCTACGAGGTCGACCTCGCCCCCGACGGCGGCCAGGCCCTGCGCTCGGCCGCCCAGCACCGCCCCGACCTGGTCGTCCTCGACCTCGGCCTGCCCGACATGGACGGCACCGACGTGATCCGGGGCCTGCGCGGCTGGACCGACGTGCCGATCATCGTGCTGTCCGGCCGCACCGGCAGCCAGGACAAGGTCGCGGCCCTCGACGCCGGGGCCGACGACTACGTCACCAAGCCGTTCGGGGTCGACGAACTGCTCGCCCGGGTGCGTGCCGTCACCCGCCGGCACGCCCCGGCGGAGTCGACCCCGGTGGTGACGGTGGGGGAGCACACGGTGGACCTGGCAAAACGCACCGTGACGCCCGACACGCACCTGACGAAGACCGAGTGGGAGCTGCTGGAACCGCTGGTCCGCAACCCGGGGAAGCTGATCAGCCAGCGGCAGCTGCTGACCGACATCTGGGGGCCGACGTACGTGTCGGAGACGCACTACCTGCGCCAGTACATGGCCCAGCTGCGCCGGAAGCTGGAGCCGGACCCGGCCCGGCCGCGCCATCTGCTCACGGAGCCGGGAATGGGTTACAGGTTCGTCCCGTAG
- a CDS encoding phosphotransferase family protein, protein MALWEDLPAALRATAEEAGSAPILRATPTSAGTMSALSVVLDLGDGTRAFCKGTPADAPNAWMHRNEANITPVLPYGFAPRPLWNIDEDGWLLTGFEFVTGEHVDLTPGSPDLSGLADLVATVGKRLTPAPHTTAAPLSERWASMPEWGRHPIDILAGSTLLHMDMNANNIIVNRDTDRFWLVDWAWSATGAAWIDPALIVIRLINAGHDPVEAEQWAKAVPAFHNAPDAFLDIFADVMSTLWTRLAVRRPTPHSAGLARAAQVWFAHRSNRGR, encoded by the coding sequence ATGGCCCTCTGGGAGGACCTACCCGCCGCGCTGCGCGCGACGGCCGAAGAAGCCGGCAGTGCCCCGATCCTCAGGGCCACCCCCACGAGCGCCGGCACCATGTCAGCGCTCTCGGTGGTGCTGGACCTGGGCGACGGTACCCGCGCGTTCTGCAAGGGCACCCCCGCCGACGCGCCGAATGCGTGGATGCACCGCAACGAAGCGAACATCACGCCGGTGCTGCCCTACGGTTTCGCGCCGCGCCCGCTGTGGAACATCGATGAAGACGGCTGGCTGTTGACGGGGTTCGAGTTCGTGACAGGCGAACACGTCGATCTCACACCCGGGTCACCAGACCTGTCGGGCCTGGCCGATCTGGTGGCCACCGTGGGCAAGCGGCTCACGCCCGCTCCTCACACCACCGCCGCCCCACTGTCGGAGCGGTGGGCTTCCATGCCCGAGTGGGGCAGGCACCCGATCGACATCCTTGCGGGCTCGACCTTGCTGCACATGGATATGAACGCCAACAACATCATCGTCAACCGCGACACTGACCGGTTCTGGTTGGTGGACTGGGCGTGGTCTGCGACGGGCGCGGCGTGGATCGACCCTGCACTCATCGTCATCCGGCTCATCAACGCCGGGCACGACCCCGTCGAGGCGGAGCAATGGGCCAAGGCTGTGCCTGCGTTCCACAACGCCCCGGATGCCTTCCTTGACATCTTCGCGGACGTCATGTCCACCCTATGGACACGCCTGGCCGTCCGCAGGCCGACCCCGCATAGCGCGGGCCTGGCACGCGCCGCTCAGGTGTGGTTCGCACACCGCAGCAACAGGGGCCGCTGA